The genomic region TGAGCAGCACTTCGGCCATGCCGCTGGTGGCAATGACGTCGGTCCAGTTGACCACGCCCATGCGCACGGTCTTGCAGGAAGCGGGGTCGTTGGCGAAAACGCTGGTGCTCAGAAGAGCAGTGCCGGTGAGGATTAACAGACAGCGGTTGAACAGTCGTTTCATCGGGAAGGCTCGCTCGGCAGCAGATTATTGTGGGCCCGGTGTCTTTGTGCACCGTGCCCACAACGTTACGCAGCGCCGAGTCGGCAAAAGTGACCTGTGGCGACCGTGTTTTGCACGGTGGCGACAGCCCCAATCAGTATCGAGGCAAGTTACTACTTGTGGCGAGGGGGCTTGCCCCCGTTGGGCCGCGAAGCGGCCCCAAACCATTCAATCGATTTCCGACAGATTTACCGCGCTGACCGGGTTTACGACTGCTTCGCAGCCGAACGGGGCGGTGCGGCGTTCCGACAAGCCCCCTCCCCACAGGTGAGTGTTTATGCTCGATATCGTTGTTGCCCCCACGCCAGCAACCCTTGCAGCAACTCCCGGAGCACCACCTGCGTCGGCGCCGCCAAATCCGGGCGGTAACGGAACGGCTCGAACTCTTCCATATAGGTGCACTGGCCCAACTCCAGTTGCACGGCATGAATGTTCACGGCCGGATTGCCGTAATGCCGGGTAATGTGCCCGCCCTTGAAGCGACCGTTCAGCACATGGCTGTAATCGGTGTGCTTCGCGCAGATCACTTCCAGTTGTGTGGCCAACTGCGGATCGCAACTGGCGCCGTTGAAGGTGCCGAGGTTGAAGTCCGGCAGCTTGCCGTCGAACAGATGCGGGATCACCGAGCGAATCGAATGCGCATCGAACAGCAACGCATAGCCGAACTCGGCTTTCAGCCGTGCCAGTTCTTCCTGCAAGGTGCGGTGGTACGGCGTCCAGATCTGTTCCAGATAAGTCGCCCGTTCTGCAGCCGACGGCTCCAGCCCTTCGCGGAACAATGGAATGCCGTCGAACAACGTTGCCGGATACAGACCGGTGGTGGCGCCGACATACAAAGGCTTGTCGTCGGACGGCCGGTTCAAGTCGATGACAAACCGCGAGTACTCGGCCGCCAGGATGCTGGCGCCCAGCTCAGCGGCGAATTCGTAAAGTTTGGGGATGTGCCAATCGGTGTCCGGCAGGCTTTTCGCATCGGGAATCAACCCGGCTTCGACCGCCGGGGTCAGGCGCAGGCCGGCGTGGGGCATGCTGATCAGCAGCGGCACGCGGCCTTGTTTGAAGTTCAGAACCTTATCCACAACTGCTCTCCTAAACGCTTGTTTCGACGCCGTGACGCACGACGCGTTTTTCCAGGTCGCCGCCCAGCCAATATGACAAGTCGGCCGGACGATCGATTTGCCAGGCGACGAAGTCGGCGACTTTGCCGGTTTCCAGCGAACCGTGAGTTTCGGCCATGCCCAGCGCAGTGGCGGCGTGAATTGTTGCACCCGCCAGGGCCTCTTCCGGGGTCATACGGAAACAGGTGCAGGCCATGTTCAGCATCAAGCGCAACGACAACGCCGGCGAAGTGCCCGGGTTGAGGTCGCTGGCGATGGCGATTTTTACCCCGTGTTTGCGCAGAGCTTCCATCGGTGGCAATTGGGTTTCCCGCAGGAAGTAGAACGCGCCGGGTAGCAATACCGCGACGGTGCCGGACTTGGCCATAGCGATGGCGTCGTCTTCGGTCATGAATTCCAGATGATCGGCGGACAGTGCGTGGTAGCGCGCCGCCAGGCTCGAACCGTGCAGCGACGACAATTGCTCGGCGTGCAGCTTCACCGGCAAGCCGAGGTTCTGCGCAACAACGAAAACCCGTTCGACTTGCTCCGGCGAAAAAGCCAGGTATTCGCAGAAAGCGTCCACCGCATCCACCAGCCCTTCAGCGGCCAGGGCCGGGAGCATTTCGCTGCAGATGTGATCGATGTAGGCGTCGGCGCGGTCTGCGTATTCCGGCGGCAAGGCGTGGGCGGCCAGGCAAGTGCTGCGCACGCTGACCGGTAGCTCGGCGCCGAGACGGCGGATCACCCGCAGGATTTTGCGTTCGCTGGCCAGGTCCAGGCCGTAGCCGGACTTCATCTCGACCGTGGTCACGCCGTCGCGCATCAGGCTTTTCAAACGCTTGGCAGCGCTGGCGAACAGCTCATCTTCGCTGGCAGCGCGGGTGGCGCGCACGGTGCTGGCGATGCCGCCACCGCTTGCAGCGATCTCCGCGTAGCTGACGCCTTGCAGACGTTGTTCGAATTCACCGCTGCGATTGCCGCCGAACACTGTGTGGGTATGACAGTCGATCAGGCCTGGTGTGACCCAGGCCCCATTGAGATCATTGACGGCCGGGTACTCGCCCGCCGGCAGTTCGCCGCGCGGACCCACCCATTCAATGTGCGCACCTGACGTCACGATGGCCGCGTCCTCGATGATCGAGTAGACGCCTTGCGCCATGGTTGCGACGTGGCAGTGTTGCCAGAGCGTTTTCATCCTTGGCCTCCGTTAGGTTATCGACGAGAAAAAAAAGGTTCCTGCTCCACTGGTACCGTCTTTCCTGCCGCTGGTTTCACCCACGTCAGGTACGCCAGCACCAGCAGCACGATCCAGACCACACCCACGATCAGAGCCGCCTGGGTGTCCGGGAAATAGCCCAGCACGCCGAAGATGAACAGCATGAAGGCAATCGCCGCCATCGGCGCATAGGGCCAGAACGGCACTGGGAATTTCAACTGCGCGACCTGCTCGGCACTCATGGAACGACGCATGGCCACTTGGGTGAACAGAATCATCAGCCAGACCCACACCGTGGCAAAGGTCGCGATGGAGGCGATTAACAGAAAGACGTTTTCCGGAATCAGGTAGTTCAGCAACACGCCCAGCAGCAGCGCACTGCTCATCACCATCACTGTCAGCCACGGCACGCCCCTGCGCGACAAACGGGCAAAGCCTTTGGGTGCGTGCCCTTGCTGAGCCAGGCCATACATCATGCGACCCGCGCCGAAGATGTCGCTGTTAATGGCCGACACCGCCGCCGAGATCACCACGATATTGAGGATGGTCGCCGCCGAGCTGATCCCCAGGTTGTCGAAAATCTGTACGAACGGGCTGCCTTGGCTGCCGATCTGCTGCCACGGAAAGATCGACATCAGCACCAGCATCGTCAGCACGTAGAACAGCAAGATACGCAGCGGTACGGCATTGATCGCCCGGGGCAGCACACGCTGCGGGTCTTTGGCTTCACCGGCCGTAACGCCGATGATTTCAATGCCACCAAATGCAAACATCACCACCGCAAACGATGCGATCAGGCCACCCACGCCATTGGGCATGAAGCCGCCCTGGGTCCAGAGGTTGCTGATATCGGTCGCCTGGGCACCGGGCGCACTGCTGATGCCAAACAGCATGATGCCGAAACCGCCAAGGATCATCGCGACGATGGCCGCGACCTTGAGTAGCGACAGCCAGAACTCCATTTCACCGAAGACTTTGACGTTGCACAGGTTCAAGCCGCCGACCACCGAAACGATGCCCAGCACCCAGATCCAGCGGGAGACCTCCGGAAACCAGAAGCCCATGTAAATGCCGAACGCGGTCACGTCGGCCATACCGACGATGACCATTTCAAACGCGTAGGTCCAACCGAGGATGAAACCCGCCATCGGCCCCAGATAGGTGCTGGCGTACTGGCCGAATGAGCCGGCCACCGGGTTGTGCACCGCCATCTCGCCAAGGGCGCGCATGACCATGAACACCGCCGCGCCACCAATCAGATAAGCGAGCAGGACCGCAGGGCCGGCCATTTGAATGGCCGAGGCAGAACCGTAAAACAGCCCGGTGCCGATCGCCGACCCCAGTGCCATGAAGCGAATATGTCGGGCAGAGAGCCCGCGTTTCAAACCTTTTGCTGACTGTTGCATTTTTCGTCCTTAATTATTCTTATCCAATACAAAATCGAATCGCGAGCAGGCTCGCTCCCACAGGGGTTGTGTGAACACTGGAGATCCACTGTGGGAGCGGGCTTGCTCGCGAAGAGGCCATTACAGGCTAGGCAGCAACTTCGCCGTCACCAGATCATTCAGGCAACGCGTGGACAATAGCTCACTCGCCGCGTTGATGTCCGGCGCAAAGAAGCGATCCTTCTCATAGAACGGCACTTCTGCGCGCAGGATGGCGCGAGCCTTTTCCAGTTTTGGCGAGGTTTTCAGACCGTCGCGCAAATCCAGCCCCTGGGCCGCAGCCAACCATTCCACCGCGAGAATCCCGCGAGTATTCTCGGCCATTTCCCACAGACGCTTGCCCGCCGCCGGGGCCATGGACACGTGGTCTTCCTGGTTGGCCGACGTCGGCAGACTGTCCACCGAATGTGGATGAGACAGCGCTTTGTTCTCGCTGGCCAAAGCCGCCGCGGTTACTTGAGCGATCATGAAGCCGGAATTCACACCACCATTGGCCACCAGGAACGGCGGCAGTTGCGACATGTGCTTGTCCATCATCAGCGAGATGCGGCGCTCGCTCAGGGAGCCGATTTCGGCGATGGCCAAAGCCATGTTGTCGGCGGCCATGGCCACCGGTTCGGCGTGGAAGTTGCCGCCGGAGATCACGTCACCTTCAGCGGCGAACACCAGCGGGTTATCCGATACGGCGTTGGCTTCCACGGCGAGCACTTCGGCGGCCTGACGGAACTGGGTCAGGCAGGCGCCCATGACTTGCGGCTGGCAGCGCAGGGAGTACGGGTCCTGGACCTTTTCGCAGTTCTGGTGCGAGTCGGACACTTCGCTGCGCTCACCCAGCAGATCGCGGTAAGCGGCAGCG from Pseudomonas sp. GGS8 harbors:
- the hutG gene encoding N-formylglutamate deformylase; the protein is MDKVLNFKQGRVPLLISMPHAGLRLTPAVEAGLIPDAKSLPDTDWHIPKLYEFAAELGASILAAEYSRFVIDLNRPSDDKPLYVGATTGLYPATLFDGIPLFREGLEPSAAERATYLEQIWTPYHRTLQEELARLKAEFGYALLFDAHSIRSVIPHLFDGKLPDFNLGTFNGASCDPQLATQLEVICAKHTDYSHVLNGRFKGGHITRHYGNPAVNIHAVQLELGQCTYMEEFEPFRYRPDLAAPTQVVLRELLQGLLAWGQQRYRA
- the hutI gene encoding imidazolonepropionase yields the protein MKTLWQHCHVATMAQGVYSIIEDAAIVTSGAHIEWVGPRGELPAGEYPAVNDLNGAWVTPGLIDCHTHTVFGGNRSGEFEQRLQGVSYAEIAASGGGIASTVRATRAASEDELFASAAKRLKSLMRDGVTTVEMKSGYGLDLASERKILRVIRRLGAELPVSVRSTCLAAHALPPEYADRADAYIDHICSEMLPALAAEGLVDAVDAFCEYLAFSPEQVERVFVVAQNLGLPVKLHAEQLSSLHGSSLAARYHALSADHLEFMTEDDAIAMAKSGTVAVLLPGAFYFLRETQLPPMEALRKHGVKIAIASDLNPGTSPALSLRLMLNMACTCFRMTPEEALAGATIHAATALGMAETHGSLETGKVADFVAWQIDRPADLSYWLGGDLEKRVVRHGVETSV
- a CDS encoding amino acid permease; the protein is MQQSAKGLKRGLSARHIRFMALGSAIGTGLFYGSASAIQMAGPAVLLAYLIGGAAVFMVMRALGEMAVHNPVAGSFGQYASTYLGPMAGFILGWTYAFEMVIVGMADVTAFGIYMGFWFPEVSRWIWVLGIVSVVGGLNLCNVKVFGEMEFWLSLLKVAAIVAMILGGFGIMLFGISSAPGAQATDISNLWTQGGFMPNGVGGLIASFAVVMFAFGGIEIIGVTAGEAKDPQRVLPRAINAVPLRILLFYVLTMLVLMSIFPWQQIGSQGSPFVQIFDNLGISSAATILNIVVISAAVSAINSDIFGAGRMMYGLAQQGHAPKGFARLSRRGVPWLTVMVMSSALLLGVLLNYLIPENVFLLIASIATFATVWVWLMILFTQVAMRRSMSAEQVAQLKFPVPFWPYAPMAAIAFMLFIFGVLGYFPDTQAALIVGVVWIVLLVLAYLTWVKPAAGKTVPVEQEPFFSRR
- the hutH gene encoding histidine ammonia-lyase, with product MNVTALNLIPGQLSLAQLRDVYQQPVKITLDESASAQIEASVACVEQILAENRTAYGINTGFGLLASTRIASEDLENLQRSLVLSHAAGVGEPISDALVRLVMVLKVNSLSRGFSGIRRQVIDALIALINAEVYPHIPLKGSVGASGDLAPLAHMSLVLLGEGKARYKGEWLPATEALKVAGLTPLTLAAKEGLALLNGTQVSTAYALRGLFEGEDLFAGALALGGMTVEAVLGSRSPFDARIHAARGQKGQIDAAAAYRDLLGERSEVSDSHQNCEKVQDPYSLRCQPQVMGACLTQFRQAAEVLAVEANAVSDNPLVFAAEGDVISGGNFHAEPVAMAADNMALAIAEIGSLSERRISLMMDKHMSQLPPFLVANGGVNSGFMIAQVTAAALASENKALSHPHSVDSLPTSANQEDHVSMAPAAGKRLWEMAENTRGILAVEWLAAAQGLDLRDGLKTSPKLEKARAILRAEVPFYEKDRFFAPDINAASELLSTRCLNDLVTAKLLPSL